Proteins found in one Gammaproteobacteria bacterium genomic segment:
- a CDS encoding YqgE/AlgH family protein, whose product MTDTVNLTNHFLIAMPSLDDPNFYHSVTYICEHSEQGALGLVINRQTDISLGEVLSQMDLEWPEQSLADQIVLLGGPIEQERGFILHSPAGDWDSSIRITDDLALTTSLDILEAISEGYRPDRLLITLGYAGWTAGQLEQEMVANAWLTGPADPKILFDLPIEQRWEAAARSVGVDLSRLSSDAGHD is encoded by the coding sequence ATGACGGATACTGTGAATTTAACTAACCATTTTTTAATCGCGATGCCATCGCTGGATGACCCGAATTTCTATCACAGCGTGACGTATATTTGTGAACACAGCGAACAAGGCGCGTTGGGGCTGGTGATCAACCGGCAAACCGACATCAGCCTGGGTGAGGTGTTGTCGCAAATGGATCTGGAATGGCCGGAGCAATCGCTGGCAGATCAGATCGTGTTGCTGGGCGGGCCGATCGAGCAGGAGCGCGGTTTCATTCTGCACTCGCCGGCGGGCGATTGGGATTCCAGCATTCGCATCACCGATGACCTGGCCTTGACTACCTCGCTGGATATTCTCGAAGCGATTTCTGAAGGCTATCGGCCGGACCGGTTGCTGATTACCCTGGGCTATGCCGGTTGGACAGCGGGACAACTGGAGCAGGAAATGGTGGCCAATGCCTGGCTGACCGGCCCGGCGGACCCGAAGATTTTGTTTGATCTGCCCATTGAGCAGCGCTGGGAAGCGGCTGCGCGCAGTGTGGGTGTGGATCTGTCCCGTTTGTCCAGCGATGCTGGTCATGACTGA
- a CDS encoding aspartate carbamoyltransferase catalytic subunit, with product MSYRHNIQLNEDKKLRHFLSIEGLKRQHLVEIMDTAEGFSSVAEQSVKKVPLLRGKTIVNLFFENSTRTRSTFELAANRLSADVLNLDISTSATSKGESLLDTLANMEAMQVDMFVVRHSTSGAAHFIAQHVPKHVSVINAGDGAHAHPTQAMLDMFTIRRHFGEFAPLNVAIIGDILHSRVARSQIHALTTLGVNEVRVVGPKTLMPRGIEQMGVHVYHDLRAGLKDVDVVIALRLQKERMSGAFIPSEKEFYNSYGLTDETMTYAKPTAIVMHPGPINRGVEIASSVADGPQSVILKQVTNGVAVRMAVMSMCMGNVAARGAV from the coding sequence ATGAGCTACAGGCATAACATCCAGCTGAACGAGGATAAAAAGCTCAGGCATTTTCTCTCCATCGAAGGACTCAAGCGTCAGCATTTGGTGGAGATCATGGACACGGCCGAGGGGTTTAGCTCGGTTGCCGAGCAGTCGGTCAAAAAGGTGCCGCTGCTGCGCGGAAAAACCATCGTTAACTTGTTTTTTGAAAACAGCACCCGTACTCGCTCAACCTTCGAGCTGGCTGCCAACCGTCTTTCCGCCGACGTGCTGAATCTGGATATCAGCACCTCAGCGACCTCTAAGGGCGAATCCCTGCTTGATACCCTGGCCAACATGGAAGCGATGCAGGTCGACATGTTCGTTGTGCGTCATTCCACCAGCGGTGCGGCGCACTTTATTGCCCAGCACGTGCCCAAGCACGTCAGCGTAATCAATGCCGGCGACGGCGCACACGCCCATCCCACCCAGGCGATGCTGGACATGTTCACCATTCGTCGCCATTTCGGTGAATTTGCACCGCTGAACGTGGCCATCATTGGCGACATTTTGCACTCACGAGTGGCGCGTTCGCAGATTCATGCGCTGACCACGCTGGGGGTGAACGAAGTGCGGGTGGTTGGACCAAAAACCCTGATGCCGCGCGGCATTGAGCAAATGGGTGTGCACGTGTATCACGATCTGCGCGCCGGCCTGAAAGATGTCGATGTGGTGATTGCGCTGCGTCTGCAAAAAGAGCGCATGAGCGGCGCGTTTATTCCCAGCGAAAAAGAATTTTACAACTCCTACGGTCTGACCGACGAAACCATGACCTACGCCAAGCCGACCGCCATTGTGATGCACCCTGGGCCGATTAATCGTGGGGTGGAAATCGCCTCCTCGGTGGCCGATGGTCCGCAATCGGTGATTTTGAAACAGGTGACCAACGGTGTCGCGGTGCGCATGGCGGTGATGTCCATGTGCATGGGCAATGTCGCGGCGAGAGGGGCGGTGTAA
- the ruvX gene encoding Holliday junction resolvase RuvX: MSKKPIHRVLGFDYGRLRIGVAVGQTLTASASPLCVLKARDGQPVWDEVEALLKQWQPDALIVGKPMHMDGNPHEVTVAATKFGNRLHGRYGLPVFMVDERLSSVEAEEQLRDLSDRKRSGKIELDSMAAKVIVETWLAQQQGNESA, from the coding sequence ATGTCAAAAAAACCAATCCACCGTGTTCTCGGATTTGACTATGGCCGGTTGCGCATCGGCGTGGCGGTGGGGCAGACCCTGACGGCGAGCGCCAGTCCGCTGTGTGTGCTCAAGGCACGTGACGGCCAGCCAGTGTGGGACGAAGTCGAAGCGCTGCTCAAACAATGGCAACCCGATGCGTTGATTGTCGGCAAGCCCATGCACATGGATGGCAATCCGCACGAGGTCACTGTCGCCGCCACCAAGTTTGGCAATCGGCTGCATGGGCGTTACGGCCTGCCGGTGTTCATGGTCGATGAGCGCCTGAGTTCGGTGGAGGCCGAGGAACAACTGCGTGATTTGTCAGACCGCAAACGCAGTGGAAAAATAGAACTCGATAGTATGGCCGCCAAGGTGATTGTAGAAACCTGGCTGGCACAGCAACAAGGAAATGAATCAGCATGA
- the pyrR gene encoding bifunctional pyr operon transcriptional regulator/uracil phosphoribosyltransferase PyrR, translating to MTVELKSLCSDVCEHEPVMIGIHTGGVWVAERLHEALGLNQPLGKLNISFYRDDFTRIGVHPQVSPSNLPFSVEDRCIILVDDVLYTGRTIRAALNEIYDYGRPARVILATLVDRGGRELPIQADVVGARMVLGAHEQVKLSGPEPLQLAVVTKPNSN from the coding sequence ATGACCGTTGAACTGAAATCACTGTGCAGTGATGTGTGTGAGCACGAGCCAGTGATGATAGGCATACACACTGGTGGCGTGTGGGTGGCTGAACGGCTGCATGAAGCGCTGGGTTTGAACCAGCCCTTGGGCAAACTCAACATCTCGTTTTATCGTGATGACTTTACCCGTATCGGCGTGCATCCGCAGGTTAGTCCGTCCAATTTGCCATTTTCGGTGGAAGACCGCTGCATCATTCTGGTGGACGATGTGCTCTACACTGGCCGCACCATTCGGGCGGCGCTCAATGAAATTTACGATTACGGTCGTCCGGCGCGAGTGATTTTGGCGACGCTGGTGGATCGGGGTGGCCGTGAATTGCCCATTCAAGCCGATGTGGTCGGTGCGCGTATGGTATTGGGTGCGCATGAGCAGGTAAAATTGTCCGGTCCTGAACCGCTACAACTGGCGGTCGTCACCAAACCTAACTCCAATTGA
- the proC gene encoding pyrroline-5-carboxylate reductase: MQIGKIGFIGAGNMASAIIGGLIASGCKPTDIWVSDVDERKLQDLQQRHGLHVANDNAQLLEKVDVLLLAVKPQIMKSVLKPLAPQVQQRKPLVISVAAGLPTADLSRWLGGEVALVRTMPNTPALVRSGATALFANERVTAHQHEVAESIMRATGLALWVEQESQMDAVTALSGSGPAYFFLLIESMQKAGEQLGLEAETARLLALQTAFGAAKLALEADDGAAALRAKVTSPGGTTEQAINVFMQRGMPEMVAAAMTAADQRAQELAKQLGAD, encoded by the coding sequence ATGCAGATAGGCAAAATTGGATTCATTGGCGCGGGTAACATGGCCTCGGCGATTATTGGTGGCTTGATCGCCTCCGGTTGCAAGCCGACGGACATTTGGGTCAGTGATGTCGATGAGCGCAAGCTGCAGGATCTGCAGCAGCGCCATGGTCTGCATGTGGCCAATGACAACGCGCAGTTGCTGGAAAAAGTGGACGTGCTGCTGCTGGCGGTCAAGCCGCAGATCATGAAGTCCGTCCTCAAGCCGCTGGCGCCACAGGTGCAGCAGCGCAAGCCGCTGGTGATCTCGGTCGCGGCAGGCTTGCCGACGGCGGATTTGTCGCGCTGGTTGGGCGGAGAGGTGGCGCTGGTGCGCACCATGCCCAATACGCCAGCCCTGGTTCGCAGCGGGGCGACGGCATTGTTTGCCAACGAGCGGGTGACAGCGCATCAGCATGAAGTGGCCGAGAGCATTATGCGCGCCACTGGCTTGGCGCTATGGGTTGAGCAGGAATCGCAGATGGATGCGGTGACGGCGTTGTCGGGCAGCGGTCCGGCGTACTTTTTCCTGTTGATCGAAAGCATGCAGAAAGCCGGCGAACAGTTGGGGCTGGAGGCCGAGACCGCACGTCTGCTGGCGCTTCAGACAGCCTTTGGTGCGGCGAAGCTGGCGCTGGAGGCGGACGACGGCGCAGCGGCGTTGCGCGCCAAGGTGACTTCGCCAGGTGGAACCACCGAGCAGGCGATTAACGTGTTCATGCAGCGCGGTATGCCGGAGATGGTCGCGGCAGCGATGACGGCGGCGGATCAACGGGCACAGGAACTGGCCAAA
- a CDS encoding YggS family pyridoxal phosphate-dependent enzyme, whose translation MSELVLRWLRTQARLRQALAVAGRGAEDAMLLAVSKRHPASAIAELFEAGQACFGESYLQEALDKQAELADLPIEWHFIGPIQSNKTRAIASQFTWVHSVERVKIAQRLSEQRPVDMGELNICLQVNISREASKSGFLPEELMAAAEKISKLPRLKMRGLMAIPRDEDDYQRQREPFRQLAELQQQLNDELGLQLDTLSMGMSGDLEAAVKEGAAIVRVGTDIFGARQ comes from the coding sequence ATGAGTGAGCTGGTTCTGCGTTGGTTGCGAACACAGGCACGCTTGCGCCAGGCATTGGCGGTCGCAGGTCGTGGTGCCGAAGATGCGATGTTGTTGGCGGTAAGCAAGCGCCATCCCGCCAGTGCCATTGCTGAATTGTTTGAGGCGGGGCAAGCCTGTTTCGGCGAAAGCTATTTACAGGAAGCCCTGGACAAACAGGCCGAGTTGGCCGATTTGCCGATTGAGTGGCATTTCATCGGCCCCATACAGTCGAATAAAACCCGCGCCATTGCCAGTCAGTTCACCTGGGTGCACAGCGTAGAGCGGGTCAAAATTGCGCAGCGTTTGAGCGAACAGCGCCCAGTGGACATGGGCGAACTGAATATTTGTTTGCAGGTGAACATTAGCCGCGAAGCGAGCAAATCCGGCTTTCTCCCCGAGGAATTGATGGCGGCGGCAGAAAAAATCAGCAAACTGCCGCGACTGAAAATGCGTGGTCTGATGGCAATCCCGCGTGACGAAGATGATTATCAGCGCCAACGGGAACCCTTTCGGCAGTTGGCCGAGTTGCAGCAGCAACTGAATGACGAGCTGGGTTTGCAGCTGGATACCTTGTCGATGGGTATGTCTGGCGACCTGGAGGCGGCGGTGAAGGAAGGAGCGGCCATCGTGCGGGTGGGGACGGATATTTTTGGGGCTCGCCAATAA
- a CDS encoding dihydroorotase, producing the protein MKIAILGGHLLDPANGVDGLLDLYVAEGKVVAVGAKPDGFVADQTINAKGRVVCPGLIDLQARLREPGQEVKGTIASETAAAAKGGITTVVCAPDTSPIVEGRAVVESILARAAQAGQARVHVVGALTLGLKGEQLAPMIGLKKAGCVAVSNGLKQVTNTEVMRRAMEYAASVDMPVMLFSEDPWLRGSGVAHEGSVSSRLGLTGIPVIAETIGVSRDLALIEQTGVRAHFLHISGDKAARKIARAKHDGLPVTASVTAHHLHMTEMDLGDFNVNAHVRPPLRSERDRDGLRQRLAEGVISAICSDHQPHDSDAKLAPFAETEPGISSLETLLPLSLRLVHEEVLSLSQMVAKLTAEPARILGLDSGHLAVGACADVCVFDPESYWTFDLAQLRSRGKNSPFLGWEFRGGQVHATLLAGNVVYQHSA; encoded by the coding sequence ATGAAAATTGCGATTTTGGGTGGCCATCTGCTGGACCCCGCCAATGGCGTGGATGGGTTGCTGGATCTGTACGTTGCCGAAGGCAAAGTGGTGGCGGTGGGCGCGAAGCCCGATGGTTTTGTTGCCGATCAGACCATTAACGCCAAAGGGCGGGTGGTGTGTCCGGGTCTGATTGATTTGCAGGCACGTTTGCGCGAACCGGGTCAGGAAGTCAAAGGCACCATCGCCAGCGAAACTGCCGCAGCGGCCAAGGGCGGAATTACGACGGTGGTGTGCGCGCCGGATACGTCGCCCATCGTTGAAGGGCGTGCAGTGGTGGAATCCATTCTGGCCCGTGCAGCACAGGCTGGCCAGGCGCGAGTACACGTGGTGGGCGCGTTGACCCTGGGGCTGAAAGGCGAACAGCTGGCGCCGATGATCGGCCTGAAAAAAGCCGGTTGTGTCGCGGTCAGCAATGGCTTGAAGCAAGTGACCAACACCGAAGTGATGCGCCGGGCGATGGAGTATGCAGCCAGCGTTGATATGCCGGTGATGCTGTTTTCCGAAGACCCCTGGTTGCGTGGTTCCGGTGTGGCTCACGAAGGCTCAGTGAGCTCACGACTGGGGTTGACCGGTATTCCGGTGATTGCCGAAACCATCGGTGTGTCGCGCGACTTGGCGTTGATTGAACAAACCGGCGTACGCGCGCATTTTCTGCATATTTCCGGTGACAAGGCGGCGCGCAAAATTGCGCGGGCTAAGCACGATGGTCTGCCAGTGACTGCCAGCGTGACCGCGCATCATCTGCACATGACGGAAATGGATTTAGGGGACTTTAACGTCAACGCCCACGTTCGTCCGCCACTGCGCAGTGAGCGTGATCGTGATGGTTTGCGCCAGCGTTTGGCCGAGGGGGTGATTTCGGCGATTTGCTCGGATCATCAGCCGCACGATTCAGACGCCAAGCTGGCACCGTTTGCCGAAACCGAACCGGGCATTTCCTCGCTGGAAACCTTGCTGCCACTGAGTTTGCGTTTGGTGCACGAAGAAGTGCTGAGTCTGTCGCAGATGGTTGCCAAGCTGACGGCAGAACCGGCCCGCATTTTGGGGCTGGACTCCGGGCATCTGGCAGTTGGCGCCTGTGCCGATGTGTGCGTGTTTGATCCCGAAAGCTACTGGACGTTTGATCTGGCGCAACTGCGCAGTCGCGGTAAGAACTCGCCGTTTTTGGGCTGGGAATTCCGTGGCGGTCAGGTGCATGCGACCCTGCTGGCGGGCAACGTGGTTTACCAGCATTCGGCGTGA